The Strix uralensis isolate ZFMK-TIS-50842 chromosome 5, bStrUra1, whole genome shotgun sequence genome segment CTGGATTTTACAGTAGTGGAGCTCCATTGACATTCCCACAGAGATACTCTGATAAGCTTGATGTAAGAAGAAAGAGAATCAAAACTAGTGAAGCTGCCCCAGAGTTAGGTACCCAAAGCAAGCCTTCACTGAAGCCCTTCTCCGATACAGCAGTGCAGCACACAGGGAGGAAGGACACGCACATCTCCCCAGTTTGAGATGCTTATGATGCAAAAATACTTACTTGATCTAGTTGCCCTGACCTTCTTTTGTAGTCAACAGAAAGACAACAAATACAATTAGggcacagcttctctggtttcttttaaacttttactTTGGATAAAACAACTTGCTGTCTGGAAGCGCTCACTCCCCTGTGCTGACACAGAGAGCACCTTGCTCAGACACAGCTTTTGACACCTGGTCAGATGAATCCCAACCTGGCCATCCCATGGAGAACCAAAAAGGCTGGCAAGAGCCCAGTGCACTGGATCTCTTTGGAGTGGGAAACTCCGCTTCAGTCACACAGACTAATGCATCTCATGCAGAATTACATGTAATCTGCAAGTTCTTCAGGAGCTAATTCATTGTGGCAAGAGGTGGGTGGCTCCTACACCAGCACAAGCATTGCTGGCAGCTGACTGGTTTGAGGTGTGTACACTCATCCAACTGTACTTCCCAAGGAGACAAGcagagggtggggaaggggcttcCTGTGCCAGTGACACAGCACTGAGGTAAGGAAGGGACCAAGTCAGGTCAGTAGGCTAGGTAAGGGAACGCTGCGCTGCTCAGATGTGAAGTGGCTACatcttgggtttggtttggttttactcTCCTTGTTGTCCTTGCATTTGAGAATAGTATTTTTGGTCATCTAAGGACAGCCAGACAGGGACTCTGTCCCAAGTCTCAGCATGCCAAAACCTCAGGGATGACCAAGAAGAGACACCTTCACCAGGAGGATAACCATGCCTTTATCAAGGAGCTATCATGTGAGGAAAAATCTGGTCATCTTCATCAGGAGGACCACCAATCCCTTATCAAGTAGATACCACCAAGCACTACCACTCTACCCAAATGAGAACTGCTTTTCCTCCCAAAATTTCCATCTTCAGTGCAATGATCAAAACAAACCATTACTAATCAATGATCTCAAGTTCCAAGATAATGCCAGAGTTATGCACATCCCAGCTCTGCTTCTTGTGATAGAGCTGAGTACATTAATTGCTAAACAATGTTGTTTCAAACTGTACGTACACTTACATAACCTCGTACCATATAATCAACACTTTTCATAGCACAAAGAGATCAATCATTCTGATCCCTGTCACAGAAATGTAACTCTGCTCCCTATCATGtcataaaaacaacaacaaaaaccaaccaaaagaATTTCCAACCTCCACACCTGCCAACACCCACCATAGCTTTATGTACCTTGAGATGTTGGCTCTTTTAAAACCCGTAAACACCACATGACCACCGCTGGCAGTCAGCAGCCAAAATCCAGCCATGTGCTactgctccagcacagagcaAAGATCATAGGGAAAGGCTGGGGGGAGGTCTTCAGATGAcggaagggaaggagaaggggaagggaagaaacaagAATAGTGATGGAAACAGAGCCCTCTGCACTGTGTTCCCCACCCAGTTCCCTTCCCAGGATGCTCCCCACCCAGCCCTTGGGTGCTCTTTCCAAGTCTGGGACCAGAGGCTTGCAGCCTCCTCCAGAGCCAGCATTAACAGCAGACTGTTGGTACAGGTCCCATACTCACCTGTTTGCTTTGCTCTTGCTGCATCTCTAGAAGGATAAGACAGGTACCACTAGTGTCTCCAAAACATCTCCAAAGCAACAACAGAGGTACTGGGGAAGTGTGGCAGGGGCTGAGACCTGTAGGACCCATTACTACAGCATTGCATGGGCTAGAGCACGTAGCAGGGGAACAGCCATGATACCACACTGCTGCTTCGGGGCTGTGTTGACCCTGCTCTAATGGGCCACGTCCTGATGCTAAAATATCAAGTGCTTGACCAGGGGCATGGGAGCTTATGAAGGGGGTGGGATGCTTTCAAACAGACACTGGCAGTTTTGGGAACTTCAGTCTCCAGGTGAGTATCTTACCCTGTTATTCTCACTTCCACTTATTCTTCCTTCATGGAGCTATCTTCTCTGCggagcagcagctcaggacaGCTATCTCCCCAGCCAGGgagcagtgtggggagagaaagcatctctttttttaaaggaaaaagaagggtgATGGCTTTGTCCCAGTGTTGTTTGGTCCAAAAAGACCCACGAGGTGTCTGACACCTGCAAAAATATAGGGCAGTAAAGTCACCAGTGCAAGCTTTCTGGAGACCCATCCCTGCAGGGATTGGGCcagcctcctctcccctccagtCCTCCACACAGGTTGGGCCAGTCTGAAAAACTGGAAGATGAAAAGCAGGGGGCTGTTTCTCCAAAGTGCAGCCCATCTTGTCAGGGCTACCATGGCCCCATTCCCTGCAGATGAATCCCCAACTCCATAACCAGCTCCAGCTATGTCCAGAGTGCACCATGCACCTCTCAAAATGCCTAAACAGAAGCAAACAGGGATCCTGTTTGGCCCCCATGGGTCACAGTGGAGCCCAGCCCCTGTGTGACAGCTGCCAGGCTGGGCGCACCCTGCACCCCACCACCCAAGCCCAAAGGGACCCCTCTTTCCCCTCTCGGAGGAGGAGGCAGCAATGCATGCAGCGCCGCAGCCCAGCATCCTCAAGGCTCTAGTACCCTCTGCTGGCCCTGAACGTTTCTTTTGCTAATGAAGCCTCTCCCGGGGtatttttttcagcctgaaggTCACTCAAAGACACAGCAGCAGCCTCTCCAGCACCCGCAGTGGCTTCACTCGCCTGCAATGTCCAATGCTATGCTGTTTTCAGAGTCCCCCACCAGTGCCCTCACACATCCGAGCTGGCCCCAAGCTGCCAAGGGCAGGGACCGACCCGCACTTTATGTCTTTGGGAGGACACTTAAGAGAACCAATAGTAGTTTGCTAGAAATGACAAAGACTTGCAGAGTTTGACAAGTGCAAGGTCATGCAGCAAACGCAGGTAGGTGAGTGCCCCCTGCGGCAGAAAGCCCAGGAGAGGCTCCTGGAGAGTGGGACATCCCTCCCCAAGGCTGCCAGCACACAAACAAGGTGTTAGAGGTATGGGGAGGAAAGCACGCAGCTCTTGAACATTGCCCTGCACCCCCATCCTCACTTGGCACTGCTCTACCCTACTGAGACGGGGGGTCTGCTGATGCCTCCAGCAAGGGTTTCATGCAGCCCTTTACACTGCAGGGTAAAGCATTTGCCTACCGCAGCCCTGGGAGATGGGAAGGAGGGATAAGTAAAGAGCAGCTCTGAAGCAGGGAACAGCAGGTCGTTTCCTTCCTGTCAGTGGCAGATAGGTAAGATGGTGGCAGCTTGCACCAACAGGATTTATGCCTTAATAGGTAGATCAACCCCTGAGCAAGAAATTAGTTTCTGCCTTCAGGACTGCTGGTGGTGCCCGTGGGTATGCATCCCGCCTCGAGACCACATGGTGGACACTGGGCAGTGGGTAACACAGGGCGAGGAGGAGGGATGCCTTTCCAAACAAAATCCCACACCTCCTCCAACATCCCCTCTGTCCCTTGAGGCAGTCAGAGACCCTGGGCTACCaatatcagtttttattttaatacaaactAAAAGCTTTTGGAATTCAAAGAAACATTGGTGTGGCACAGGGACGGAGCACCCAAAGGGAACCTGACTGCCCCAAACCCTGGTTGTTCAAGAGGGAGGCTCCAGGCTGTTTGCCTCGCCAAGGAAAAGCTTCTTCCAGGAGCAGGCACTGACCCCACGGGGATCTCTGCCCACATGTGGACAGGTGTCAGGCAGCAGCAGTTCCCTTCCTGCACGTGGGACAGGGAGGTCACTTGATGCGGTAGAGGACTTTGCGTTGCATGCGGTGCTGGATCTCCCCCCGCCGCATCATCAGCTGCAGCACCTTGTAGATGGCGTGTTCTGGGTATTTCTAGAcaagaggagagcaggaggagatgagCTGGCAAGGAAAAGCTCACCAGAGTCCAGCAGGACCGTGCAATCACCGCTAAAGCCTGGCTGTACCTCTCCAGAGGGAGGGAGCCTGGTGGCACTAGGTGCTGATGCTCCTTTCCCATTTCACTATTTCAGGTCTGACTGCAGTCAGTATAACAAATCAAGCGGTTCTGGTTTCAAGGGTAGGACCCCAAACTACCCGAATAGCCCTAAACCTCAGTGCTTTTGCAGAAAAAGGAGCTCCCACCTCAGTCCCCTTAAACTCCGCAATCACATTGCGCACTACTCCCTACAAgcaatttcagaaataaatatgacCAAAAGGCTCTCCAGCCACCTCTTGGGGAATTGGTTTCACCCCTCAAGCAGCAGTCTGCGGTGCCTGGTTTCACAGCCCAACCCTCCACGGGGGTCCCTGGCCCACCTGCCGCATGAAGTCTTGGATGATACTGTGCTCCGAAACCTGAGAACCAATGGCAAAGCGGCGCTTAAGCTGCTTCTCAATGTGGGACAGCATCTCCTGGTCCTCCTGTGTCGTGAAGCCTTCTGCCCCTGGAGGGAGAGACTGCGTGAGCCCTCTGCGCTTGGCCAGATGTCACTCTCAAAGCCAGAGTGACCGTCTCCTATGTCTCCCATCACACCTGCATATCTCAGACTTTGGGGAACCCATGAGCAAATCCACCAAAGGTTGTGGAGCTTCAAAGACACAGCTGAACATGGACCTGACCGCTGCAGCTTCTTTGAAACCCTTTGTGCTGCATTGCTTCCCAAGGAAACATTGTCTCCACCCCCACAGGGAAGAGCTTAGAGGACAAACAGGTTGGGAAAACACCTCCAGCACTAGACTCTGCCCTTGGGACCACAAGGGGCCAGACCATCCCTCCCTTGCCCCGCATGGGTGGAGACCCTTGGTGTCATTTGTCATTAATCTCCTCATGAGCCACAGCCACGACAGCCTCTTGCTGCCACAGGCACTGCTTTGCCTTTGGTCAGAAAGTAAGTCCAGCACCTGCCCAGGGGGTACATGGTGGCACCCCCTGCCAGCCTGGTCCTGGCAGGGGAGCTTGTCTCTCTTTGTGCTGAGCAGCCAGGCTCAGCATGTCCCTCCTGCCCCCGGCACAGAGCATCTCCCCCTCACCTGACAGACTGCCTGACATGGCCGCGTCAAGTGTGGACACCTGGAAGAGCCGCAAGGCCTCCTCAACATCTGCCTCAGTGGCAAAGGGCTGAAGCTTCATCTTCCCCAGGGATTCGGCAATGCGCACGATGGCCTCCAGCTGCCTGCGGCCAACGGAGATGTTTCCTGCTTTCTATGGTGGCTCGAGGGGTCTTCTCTTTACTCCTGACCCCCAATACCCCCACCTACCCCACTCCaggcacctcctgcccctccccatGGCACCTCCAGTGTTGCTCTGTTCACAGAGGGCTCTCCCAAACCCCAGCACCCCTCTAACCCCCTTCCTGGGCTACCCCAGATGACTCCCAGGGATGCAACCTCAGGCCCGAGGGTTTCAGTGGGGCGAGGAGTGTGGGGTTGCTCACCGGATGGTGATGGGGATGCTGGAGCGGCGGTCACTCTCCTGCTCATGCTGGCGAGTGCCGCTCCGCATCAGGATGTAGCGGTTCTTCAGCTTCTCCGCTGCCGCTGCCGACAGCCGAGGGCCACACTTCCTGCAAAAGGGGAGAGGAGCTGAAGGCAGTGCTGCCGGGGAGGgtcccctgggcaggggggtCTCTGGGCACCCTTCACTTCCTTGGGCCATGCTCCGGCACCCTTGCAAGCTGctctcacttcctttttttcaagACAGGAGTTAAAAAAAGGTCACCCAGATAGAGCACTTGCAAATGTCAGCTGCGCAGCTCACttaccaccaccacctcccactCTGCAGCCTGGGCACTGCCAAAAAGCCATGCCTTTCACTCACGTCCGACAGAAGGAGATGAACTTCTTCAGCTTGTTCAGGTCAATCTCACCCTCCACGGCCTGGGTCTGCGTCAAGGCGCTCACGTGTAAGGACATCACATGCTTAGCCAGTGTCTAGGAAAGCAGAAGGCAGTCAGGCAGCAGGAacccccctgcctccccctcctgAAAAAGGGGCACCATGAGTCCCAGCTACACCCACATGCCCTGACCCACCATGTCTCGCTCCTCGTTGTGCTCATCCTTGACGATGAAGATCATGTCAAATCGGGACAGTATGGTGGGCATAAAATCGATGTTCTCCTCGCCCTTGGTCTCGTCCCAGCGCCCGAAGACAGAGTTGGCAGCTGCTAGCACTGAGCAGCGGGAGTTGAGTGTGGTTGTGATTCCTGCCTGTGGGTGGAAGGAGAAATGGATGGGGTCAAGACCACTTCCATGTCACAGCAGGGCTAGGTGGCTATTAACTCGTAGTGAAAGGTCCAAAGCAGTCTGCAGTACTTGTCCTCAATcacttgcatttaaataaaactcCTTAAGTAGTACTCAATTGCTCTGTAATGGTTCCACATTGGAGAAGGGTCAGCATAGGAGCTACATGAGGCTGGATCCACATGTCCTTCTGAAGGAGGAGACCAGCTGAGACTTGAGCACTGAGTGacttcatttaaaatgtcatgGCAAAGACACACAAGATCCCATCCCAAGTTTGTGAGTTGAGCCAGAAACTGGGTGGCCAGGGCTGAGtccccctgggcagccccaggggcaAAGCGCAGGTTTGCAGGTAGCCGGGCAAAAGTGACCAGCAAGGAAAAGCTGTGGTGGGTGCTCTGTTACCAGGGTGCTCTCTGAAGAGCTAAGGGGTGAgccagagagaccaggagggagcagaggtgcTACAAAAAAAGGTTGAACAGTAGAAATGAAGAGAATCTCTGATTTAAGAGAAGACCTTGCATCAGGATGTTAGGCAGTTTCTGTAGATCTTATGAGGGGGTGGAGAgcagtgggaaggaaaaaaccagaagtgACATCAGGCTGTGACACAGGGACATCAGCAGAACTACTAAATCTAGAGGACCAGAGgtcaggcagagcagagggagcccGTTTCAGTCCTGCTGAAGTTCAGGCTGCCTCAGAGAACACAACCCAAAGCCTACAGGCAGGGCTGACCGCTCAGATCTAAGAAACTAGTAACCATCAAAACCACTGCCTAGACTCCAAAATGGACACTCTGGCAAAAGATGCATGACCACTGGGCTCTCAGAATCCCAGCAGCAAGTCAGGCTCCCACCCTGGGGCAACACACACCCGCACCTCACCTTAGCAATGGAGATGGTCTGCTGCTCCATGGCCTCATGAATGGCCACACGGTCATCCTCCCGCATCTTCTCACCAGAGGTGGAAGAAATgaggcaaggagaaaaaaagtcatcatCAGCCACTGCCAGACCTCAGCTACACACCCACTGATGCTGACCCCTGAGGTAAAACTCTCCAAGGACCTCTGCCCTAGAGGGTAGGACATAATCAGAATTTCCCTGCAGCCCCATCCCCCAACCTTTCCTGAAAGAAAGTGAGGCAACTTCAGGAGAGTTGCCCTTTCTCTTGCAGCTCTGGGCTCTCCCGGGAAAAGCTGGCAGCCTAAGGGCTCTCCTCCTTGCTCCTATGCAGTCAGCCCTACAGGTACCTTGTCAAACTCATCGATGCACACCACTCCCCCGTCTGCCAGCACCATGGCTCCTCCCTCCATGAAGAAACTCCTGGAGGAAGGGTCGCGGATCACTGAGGCTGTCaagccagcagcactgctgcctttCCCGGAGGTGTACACCTAGCAGCATGTGGGACAAGGAAGGGGACAGCATGTCAGCCACCGCAGGACCCAGGAGCCCACCACTCCAGGGGGAGGACAAAGCACACCCAGACATCACAAaatccagagctgctggaggcaACACAAGGACCTCCAGGAAAACTACTCAGCACATGCCCAAAGCAGACCTGCTGGGTACAGAGCAAGACTATTGCCTAGTCCCAGGCCTCGGACTAAGCAGCTGTGATGCACCAGAGGGCTTGCAGACACACAAATACAAGTATTAAGTACAGAACAGGGAATGATTCATTGTTTGGTAGACTGCTGCAATAGCTGTTTTCCCCCCAAGGGAACAACGCAGTCAGAGGCTGAATTTAATAGAGACTACaagaaaacacagctgaaaatataatttcatgcCTGGGCTCAGCCTGGAGGTCCGTGTCTGAGATGCAGTCAACTTCATTTGTCATGACCAGACAGCCTCTCTGCTGATCAAGTCTCAACAATAAACAACAGCACCAGTCACATCTTTGGACATCCACAAATAGCCTGGCTTATATCATAATGAAAGGCATTacctgcttccccttccctcccttgtCCCCTGTCTTACACCCCATTTCTTCCAGGCTAGCACCAGAAACGGCAGTTCGCATCTCTACCAGCCAGTCTAGCTGTGGATGCACGGGCAGGTATCTGCTGTGACCACAGTCTGGTCTTCGGTGCTATGcaaggagcagaaggaagaaataagctGCGCTACAAGCAGACACCTCAAACCACCTACCCCAATGGGCGAACACTTCTCAACAAACTTCAGCAGCTGGGATTTGGCTGTGCCGGGGTCACCCAGCATCAGTAAGTTGATGTCTCCTCTGCGGGTCAGCCCATCTGGGAGCCTGGAGTGACagggtgggaagaagagagggaggagagaggatgagccTTTATTTTGATAATCAAGCATTGTTGATGAGGGGCAGACAGCTGGCAGCACTGCCAGAAGACTGTACGAGGGCTCTGTGCCATGAATGACACCCCTGCCACCACTCACTCTCCACCAGGCTGACTTTTCCCCACCTCTTGCGAGACCCTCCAAATAAGAGGCAAGCAATGGCCTTCTTGATGTCGGTGCTGCCATAGATGGAGGGTGCAATGCTCTTGGCAATGGTCTCGTAGATGTTGGGCATGGCAGCAAGACGACGAAGTTCCTCTTCTTCTTGAGGAGTCACTGAGCCAGCAAAGCTGTGTCCTGTACAGGGATGAGGAGAATGACTCAACAGCgaacaaatgtgttttaaagtAAATGACACTACTACCCCAACACCCACTACCACCAAAATCCCTTCTTGAAGATCATGCCACGTGCCACTAGGTGGGAAGGGTGGAGAGGGCATTTGCTATCCCAGTGAGGCAGTCTGTGTCCTTAAGACGCTGGTAGGAAAAAACAATGATCTTGGGGCAAAGCAGCTCTGGAGGAACTAGAGAGAGAATTACAGTCAGGACCATGTCTTAAATACATAGCTCAATTTTAACCATCGACTTCAGCCCAGATCCTCAGGGATGGCTTAATAGATTTCCACTAAGATTAATAAG includes the following:
- the MCM5 gene encoding DNA replication licensing factor MCM5, which translates into the protein MSGFDDPGIYYSDSFGGDASVDEGQIRKSQLQTRFKEFLRQYRVGTDRTGFTFKYRDELKRHYNLSQYWVEVEMEDLASFDEDLADYLYKQPAEHLQLLEEAAKEVADEVTRPRPSGEETLQDIQVMLVSDANAANIRSLKSDQMSHLVKIPGIVIAATPVRAKATRISIQCRSCRNTISNIAVRPGLEGYALPRKCNTEQAGRPKCSLDPYFIMPDKCKCVDFQVLKLQESPDAVPHGEMPRHLQLYCDRYLCDKVVPGNRVTVMGIYSIKKSAQSKNRSRDNVGIGIRSAYIRVVGIQVDVEGSGHSFAGSVTPQEEEELRRLAAMPNIYETIAKSIAPSIYGSTDIKKAIACLLFGGSRKRLPDGLTRRGDINLLMLGDPGTAKSQLLKFVEKCSPIGVYTSGKGSSAAGLTASVIRDPSSRSFFMEGGAMVLADGGVVCIDEFDKMREDDRVAIHEAMEQQTISIAKAGITTTLNSRCSVLAAANSVFGRWDETKGEENIDFMPTILSRFDMIFIVKDEHNEERDMTLAKHVMSLHVSALTQTQAVEGEIDLNKLKKFISFCRTKCGPRLSAAAAEKLKNRYILMRSGTRQHEQESDRRSSIPITIRQLEAIVRIAESLGKMKLQPFATEADVEEALRLFQVSTLDAAMSGSLSGAEGFTTQEDQEMLSHIEKQLKRRFAIGSQVSEHSIIQDFMRQKYPEHAIYKVLQLMMRRGEIQHRMQRKVLYRIK